One window of the Anaeromyxobacter dehalogenans 2CP-C genome contains the following:
- the fdh gene encoding formate dehydrogenase yields the protein MPKLPVLSDWPVLRQLRHRDPSGLGSTAASPRTRSLAPRTASADRVARSICPYCAVGCGQLVYVKDEKIIDIEGDPDSPVSQGCLCPKGAATFQLVTGAHRLEQVLYRRPGGTSWETLPLEQAMEMVAQRVKKARDETWQERVEEEGAEHHGDQVRRTLGIAHLGGATLDNEENYLLKKLFTALGVVQVENQARIUHSSTVPGLGISFGRGGATTFPGDLQNSDWIVVQGSNMAECHPVAFRWVMEAKNRGATIIHVDPRFTRTSAVSDLHVPIRPGSDIAFLGGIIHHVLEHDLWFEEYVRAYTNASTVIDEGFRDTEELEGFFSGFDAQSNSYSWETWKYQGVDGIVPAAGHKLVYGEEGAGRGDLRGTKMLERETDPTLQHPRCVFQLLKKHFARYTPEMVEETCGIPRALFLKVAETLGRNSGRERTGAFCYAVGWTQHTVGVQYIRTAAILQLLLGNIGRPGGGIMALRGHASIQGSTDIPTLFDILPGYLPMPHASLPNRGLDQYVNNNASATHWWSEFRKYVVSLCKAWFGTAATPENDFLFDLLPRLTGNHSHMVTVSEMADGKLKGYFVMGENPTVGSMHGALHRKGLRELDWLVVRDFTLTETAEFWRTAPEIARGEVRTEEIRTEVFFFPAATHTEKDGSFTNTQRMLQWHHRAVEPRGDCRSELHFTYHLGKRLKALYAGSTDPKDRAIQALTWDYPTRGPQEDPDAEAVLREVNGFTVADGMPVPGFAELKDDGSTACGCWIYSGCFRDGVNQTARRRPEREQHWVAPDWGWAWPANRRILYNRTSADPEGRPWSERKRYVWWDEEKRQWTGYDVPDFVKDRPPSYRPPPGARGTAAIAGDDAFIMQADGKGWLFAPSGLLDGPFPTHYEPEESVLENPLYPQQCNPARMEWHRRDNPYHAAWGDPRFPFVLTTYRLTEHHTAGGMSRWLSWLSELQPEMFCEVSRELAAARGLRNGGWATITTARGEIECRVLVTDRMRPLRVKGGRTVHTIGLPYHWSFVGRVTGDPANELIGFVADPNVSIQESKAFTGDIRAGRHARGRRSVTDGVALREPEPRIHAPRDLPGLHTNKRSPPVEPPEPR from the coding sequence ATGCCGAAGCTCCCCGTCCTCTCGGACTGGCCCGTGCTCCGCCAGCTCCGCCACCGCGATCCGTCGGGCCTGGGCTCGACCGCCGCGTCCCCGCGCACCCGCTCGCTCGCGCCCCGCACCGCGTCGGCGGACCGCGTGGCGCGGTCGATCTGCCCCTACTGCGCGGTCGGCTGCGGGCAGCTCGTCTACGTGAAGGACGAGAAGATCATCGACATCGAGGGCGATCCCGACTCCCCCGTCTCGCAGGGCTGCCTCTGCCCGAAGGGCGCGGCCACGTTCCAGCTCGTGACCGGCGCGCACCGGCTTGAGCAGGTGCTCTACCGCCGGCCCGGCGGCACGTCCTGGGAGACCCTGCCGCTCGAGCAGGCGATGGAGATGGTCGCGCAGCGGGTGAAGAAGGCGCGCGACGAGACCTGGCAGGAGCGGGTCGAGGAGGAGGGCGCCGAGCACCACGGCGATCAGGTGCGGCGCACGCTCGGCATCGCGCACCTCGGCGGCGCCACGCTCGACAACGAGGAGAACTACCTCCTCAAGAAGCTCTTCACCGCCCTCGGCGTGGTGCAGGTGGAGAACCAGGCGCGGATCTGACACAGCTCCACGGTCCCCGGTCTGGGGATCTCGTTCGGCCGCGGCGGCGCCACCACCTTCCCCGGCGACCTGCAGAACTCCGACTGGATCGTCGTGCAGGGCTCGAACATGGCCGAGTGCCACCCGGTGGCGTTCCGCTGGGTGATGGAGGCGAAGAACCGGGGCGCCACGATCATCCACGTGGATCCCCGCTTCACCCGGACCAGCGCGGTGTCCGACCTGCACGTGCCCATCCGCCCGGGCAGCGACATCGCGTTCCTGGGCGGGATCATCCACCACGTGCTCGAGCATGACCTGTGGTTCGAGGAGTACGTGCGCGCGTACACCAACGCGAGCACCGTCATCGACGAGGGCTTCCGCGACACCGAGGAGCTGGAGGGCTTCTTCAGCGGCTTCGACGCGCAGTCGAACAGCTACTCGTGGGAGACCTGGAAGTACCAGGGCGTGGACGGCATCGTCCCGGCGGCGGGGCACAAGCTCGTGTACGGCGAGGAGGGCGCCGGCCGCGGCGACCTGCGCGGCACCAAGATGCTGGAGCGCGAGACCGACCCGACGCTCCAGCACCCGCGCTGCGTGTTCCAGCTGCTGAAGAAGCACTTCGCCCGCTACACGCCGGAGATGGTCGAGGAGACCTGCGGGATCCCGCGGGCGCTGTTCCTGAAGGTGGCCGAGACGCTGGGCCGGAACTCCGGGCGCGAGCGCACCGGCGCGTTCTGCTACGCGGTCGGCTGGACGCAGCACACCGTGGGCGTGCAGTACATCCGCACCGCGGCCATCCTGCAGCTGCTGCTCGGCAACATCGGCCGGCCCGGCGGCGGGATCATGGCGCTGCGCGGCCACGCGTCGATCCAGGGCTCCACCGACATCCCGACGCTGTTCGACATCCTGCCCGGCTACCTGCCCATGCCGCACGCGTCGCTGCCGAACCGCGGCCTGGACCAGTACGTGAACAACAACGCCTCGGCCACGCACTGGTGGAGCGAGTTCCGCAAGTACGTGGTCTCGCTCTGCAAGGCCTGGTTCGGCACCGCCGCCACCCCGGAGAACGACTTCCTGTTCGACCTGCTGCCGCGCCTGACCGGGAACCACTCGCACATGGTGACCGTGTCCGAGATGGCCGACGGGAAGCTGAAGGGCTACTTCGTGATGGGCGAGAACCCCACCGTCGGCTCGATGCACGGCGCGCTGCACCGCAAGGGCCTGCGCGAGCTCGACTGGCTGGTGGTGCGCGACTTCACGCTCACCGAGACCGCGGAGTTCTGGCGCACCGCCCCGGAGATCGCCCGCGGCGAGGTCCGGACGGAGGAGATCCGCACCGAGGTGTTCTTCTTCCCGGCCGCCACGCACACCGAGAAGGACGGCTCCTTCACCAACACGCAGCGCATGCTGCAGTGGCACCACCGGGCGGTCGAGCCACGCGGCGACTGCCGCAGCGAGCTGCACTTCACCTACCACCTCGGCAAGCGCCTGAAGGCGCTCTACGCCGGGTCCACCGACCCGAAGGATCGCGCGATCCAGGCGCTGACCTGGGACTACCCCACCCGCGGCCCGCAGGAGGACCCCGACGCCGAGGCGGTGCTGCGCGAGGTGAACGGGTTCACCGTGGCGGACGGCATGCCGGTGCCCGGCTTCGCCGAGCTGAAGGACGACGGCTCCACCGCCTGCGGCTGCTGGATCTACTCCGGCTGCTTCCGGGACGGGGTGAACCAGACCGCGCGCCGCCGGCCCGAGCGCGAGCAGCACTGGGTGGCGCCGGACTGGGGCTGGGCCTGGCCCGCCAACCGCCGCATCCTCTACAACCGCACCTCGGCCGATCCCGAGGGCCGGCCGTGGTCGGAGCGGAAGCGCTACGTCTGGTGGGACGAGGAGAAGCGGCAGTGGACCGGCTACGACGTGCCGGACTTCGTGAAGGACCGACCGCCCTCCTACCGCCCGCCGCCCGGGGCCCGCGGCACCGCGGCCATCGCCGGCGACGACGCGTTCATCATGCAGGCCGACGGGAAGGGCTGGCTGTTCGCGCCGTCCGGCCTCCTCGACGGCCCGTTCCCGACGCACTACGAGCCGGAGGAGTCGGTCCTCGAGAACCCGCTCTACCCGCAGCAGTGCAACCCGGCGCGGATGGAGTGGCACCGGCGGGACAACCCGTACCACGCCGCCTGGGGCGACCCGCGCTTCCCGTTCGTGCTCACCACCTACCGGCTCACCGAGCACCACACCGCGGGCGGGATGAGCCGCTGGCTCTCGTGGCTGTCCGAGCTGCAGCCCGAGATGTTCTGCGAGGTCTCCCGCGAGCTGGCCGCAGCGCGCGGGCTCCGCAACGGCGGCTGGGCCACCATCACCACCGCCCGCGGCGAGATCGAGTGCCGGGTCCTGGTCACCGACCGCATGCGCCCGCTCCGGGTGAAGGGCGGCCGGACCGTCCACACCATCGGCCTGCCCTACCACTGGAGCTTCGTGGGCCGGGTCACCGGCGATCCGGCGAACGAGCTCATCGGCTTCGTGGCGGATCCCAACGTCAGCATCCAGGAGTCGAAGGCGTTCACCGGCGACATCCGCGCCGGCCGCCACGCGCGCGGCCGCCGCTCCGTCACCGACGGCGTCGCGCTGCGCGAGCCCGAGCCGCGGATCCACGCGCCGCGCGACCTGCCCGGCCTGCACACGAACAAGCGCAGTCCACCGGTCGAGCCGCCCGAGCCCCGCTGA